From Aegilops tauschii subsp. strangulata cultivar AL8/78 chromosome 5, Aet v6.0, whole genome shotgun sequence:
CACAGAGAGGGTCATGTCTTGGATAGAATACCTCGTCGCCGGAAGCGGGCACACAGAATCGAAATCGCCACTGAAACATGCAGGCTGTTTTGTTACTACACTAGACTACTTTTAAAGTTTCTGAGAATATTTGATTGTACTAATTTGTTACCTGAATATCCAAATCGGAAGCTTGCTTTCGATCAACCATGTCATGGTTGGCAGCATGGACATTGGCGCATCTGTCCAGTTCAAGTTTCTGCATGCATGTACAAATCACAGGAGTTACATATGTGTGGGTGAAACTGATAACCGATTAGTTGCTGTATATACATCAGCTTGTTTGAGGATCTTACGCGCAGCCTGTCCACTTTGTCGGTCTAGCGTGGAAAGCCATCTGCACCGCTGGATCATTGAGGTAGGCATACGTAGGATAATAAACGCATGGATCATACCCAGGTAACTGGAATTTGTAGAGGAAAAAACAATGGTTAGCTGTTCAGAACATGAACTAGTATTTTTTTGAAACGTATATAAGAATATTGTCCATTTTTTCTCCCGTTTTGGTAAGAAATGTTGACTTACGTAGCCACTGGGGTAACGGGTTCCATTGGGTGCGTCAATGCAGACCGGAGCGTATATGTTGTAGACATCGATGTAGCCAGCGTCGAACGCCACAGCAGCTCCGCTGCACGCAGAATCTGTAAATGTACCATTCAAGTTATCGAAGTCGCAGTTCTTGGTGATATTGGCGTAGACCTCGTCCGACATCACCGCGTGGGTCCAGAAGTAGTCAACCACCCCCTTAATATTCCGGTTCGCATCAAGGTACGGATTTCCCACCTTCAATATATACAGAAGACAAGATCCAAGTTAGAAAACCAAAAATTGTATGATGTTTCATGGAAGTACAGCTAATTAGTTTAACGTACCAAGATGCCCTGAAGGTTTATGACGGTTCTGTTGTTGTATGTGTTGTGGAGTAGGATGGTAGCAGCGAGCTCCGGCACGTAGTGTCCGGCATAGCTCTCCCCTGAGATATAGAAGGCCCGGTCCTTGTACTCCGGGAACCTCTCCAGCCATTTCACCAGAAACACGTAGGCGTCATCGGCGGTTCTCTCGTCTCCGCTGAGATCATAGTCGGAAGACGTGTTCGAGTAGGAGTATCCCACACCAGCAGGCGACTCGAGGAAGATCACATTAGCCACTGCCATTATTTTTCACAAGCAAACAATTAGTCTCTTAATTTGATCATTTCTCACACTTTAATTTACTCCACACTTCAAAATCATTTGTCCCTGAAACTTCCATGTGGGCCCGGGTCCATTTCCAGTGACATAAGGCAGGACAAATTCAAAGATTGATGAGTAAGCGAGGCCATGGGTTACCGTTGTTCCAGGCGTTCGCGTTTCTGCTGAGCGTTTTGTTGTCCTCGGTTACGCGGAACGGGCCGAGCTCCTGCATTGCCCCGTATCCCAGCGACGAGCATCCTGGCCCTGTGTATGCAAGTGTCATTGTGTTAGTACTATAGTACTAGAGAAACTTCTACAAGATCTCTGCTGAAGCTGAGGAAGAGGATTCCAAGGATGATGAATTTGAAACTATTCCTCCTGAAGCTGTACAGGCCATTCAGAACATTTCTCTGAAAAGATTTCTGCTGGAAACCCTTGATCAGGCTCAGGATCCAAAACCAAAAGCTGAGAAGACCAAGTGGGGGCCTATACTGGTTCAGAAACCTGCTACTAGGGGGCATGGCAACTTGAATATTATGGAGAAAGCTGCTGCTTACAAGAGGAAGCAAAATCtggaaattccaaaaaaaattaaaGGTAAATCATTCACTAATACTAATCATGACATTATGTTTGAACAAATGAGTAAAATTGATATATGCATTGGGGGGATGATGTTAATAGACATGAAACCATTGACATGTTGGTTGATGGGGAAAAGGAGAGATGCTTGGCCTTTGCCAATAACAACCCTGAAATTGTCCTTCCATATAATTTAGAATTCGATCATGATGATTTGGTTGGGACACCTTTGGATGATTACTCACTCAAGCCAGTGGGCACTGCTGATGCCTTGAGGAGAACTCCAAATGTCTTAACTAAAGCTAGGCCTTATGGCCTGTCTCATCCTTTCAAAGTTGCTTAAAAATGATAGGTCTCATTTGGAATATTAGAGGGCTTGGTCAACCTAGTAAAGTTCAGTGCCTTTGTGATACCATTGCTAGAGCTAACCCTGATTTTACTGGGTTTCAAGAAACTAAGAGAGAGGTTATTTCTGAGGGTTTCCTCAAAGCTATAGATAGGAGTTATAGTTTTGACTGGCATTACTTACCTGCTATTAATGCTGCTGGTGGGATCCTTTTGGGTCTCAGAAAAAgcttgtttgaaactattggttTTGTTAACCATGAATTCTCAGTTACAACCACATTTAAAAACAAAGAAGATGGTTTTGCTTGGCACCTGGTGATAGTGTATGGCTCTGCTTATCCAGAGTTCAAGGTGGATTTTGTGGCTGAACTGCACAATATTGTTGAGTCTGCATCATATCCTATTTTGATATGTGGAGACTTCAACCTAGTTAGGAATGAGAGTGAGAAGAGTAGTGGGCTAGTTAATCATCATACCACTTTCATGTTTAATGATTGGATTAATAGGTGGGGGCTTTTGGAGATTTCTATCTCCAATAGGGGTTTTACATGGTCTAACAATCAGGATAATCCTGTTTTTGCTGTGCTGGATAGAGTTTTTACCTCTGTGGATTGGGATGCCCACTTCCCAATGTCCTCCCTAACTGCCCTTCCCAGAGTAGGGAGTGACCGTGcccccttggtgttagacactGGAGGGCGGCGGTCCTTGAGCCCTAAGATGTTCAGGTTTGAGAAGTGGTGGTTGTCCCAATCTGGTTTTCACCAGATGCTTCATGAAACTTGGTCGTCTGTTTCCTCATCCACCTCTTCGGTAGATAACTGGCTGTCTAAAACCAGGCTACTTAGGAAGAAGACAAAAGGATGGGCCATTAATATTGAGGCTGCGATGAAAAGCAAGAAAAAATCCCTCCTTATGGAGTTTGACTTGCTTGATGTTCTATCTAAATCCCAACAGTTGTCTGCTGCTGATCATG
This genomic window contains:
- the LOC109747630 gene encoding serine carboxypeptidase 1-like; the protein is MKTVSSFSLLVLCLAALQLHANASHSQSQEAQLKNFISSRKNSASSTDTFQVRNIADRVAGSLSAESTVSDQSSMKAADKITALPGQPEGVDFDQYGGYVTVDAENGRALFYYLVESPSGASDKPLVLWLNGGPGCSSLGYGAMQELGPFRVTEDNKTLSRNANAWNNVANVIFLESPAGVGYSYSNTSSDYDLSGDERTADDAYVFLVKWLERFPEYKDRAFYISGESYAGHYVPELAATILLHNTYNNRTVINLQGILVGNPYLDANRNIKGVVDYFWTHAVMSDEVYANITKNCDFDNLNGTFTDSACSGAAVAFDAGYIDVYNIYAPVCIDAPNGTRYPSGYLPGYDPCVYYPTYAYLNDPAVQMAFHARPTKWTGCANLNWTDAPMSMLPTMTWLIESKLPIWIFSGDFDSVCPLPATRYSIQDMTLSVTTPWRPWIAKEEVGGYVQQYAGGFTFLSVRGAGHMVPSFQPERALVMLSSFLQGVLPPYVEQQ